One Paenarthrobacter aurescens TC1 DNA window includes the following coding sequences:
- a CDS encoding sugar kinase (identified by match to protein family HMM PF00294), translating into MKRANVNRIITVTPNPAIDMTYTVQGITEGSSHRVPTPLSRAGGKGINVARVTHQLGYPVLAIAPTGGAAGQTLAAELWTSGVPHALVGVAAETRRSIALVDTVAGETSIFNEEGQALLPDDWRSLRIAVVEAVSGNRNLPASVLVGSGSLPPGAPADFYPELVRLAHDAGIPAIIDTSGPGIIAAAKAGADILKPNHHELAEATGETSLEAAALALIDMGARMVLVSAGADGMLAFDHAAPGGYWSARLPEALSGNPTGAGDAGVAAAAVALAEGVTEPREILRRATAWSAAAVLMPAAGEISPRYQELQDQLIVTWKETR; encoded by the coding sequence ATGAAGCGAGCCAACGTGAACCGCATTATCACCGTCACTCCCAATCCGGCCATCGACATGACCTACACGGTTCAAGGGATCACCGAGGGCTCAAGCCACCGCGTGCCAACGCCCTTGAGCCGTGCAGGCGGCAAAGGAATCAACGTAGCCCGGGTCACTCACCAACTCGGATACCCCGTGCTCGCCATTGCACCCACCGGCGGTGCGGCGGGGCAGACCCTCGCGGCTGAACTATGGACCAGCGGAGTACCGCATGCCTTGGTGGGAGTCGCCGCCGAGACCCGCCGCAGCATCGCACTGGTGGATACCGTCGCAGGAGAGACCTCCATCTTCAATGAGGAGGGCCAAGCGCTCCTTCCCGACGACTGGCGCTCACTCCGGATCGCCGTGGTTGAGGCCGTGAGCGGGAACCGAAACCTGCCGGCCTCCGTCTTGGTCGGTTCCGGAAGCCTGCCGCCGGGCGCTCCCGCGGACTTCTACCCGGAACTTGTGCGCCTGGCCCACGACGCCGGAATCCCGGCCATCATCGACACCTCCGGGCCCGGAATCATCGCTGCGGCCAAAGCCGGCGCCGACATCCTCAAACCGAATCATCACGAGCTCGCCGAAGCGACGGGGGAAACCAGCCTTGAAGCAGCGGCCCTGGCTCTGATCGACATGGGTGCCCGCATGGTCCTCGTCAGCGCCGGCGCGGACGGCATGCTTGCCTTCGACCACGCCGCCCCGGGCGGCTACTGGAGCGCCCGTCTGCCGGAAGCGCTCAGTGGCAACCCCACAGGGGCGGGCGACGCCGGTGTGGCCGCTGCCGCCGTCGCACTCGCCGAAGGCGTTACCGAGCCACGCGAAATTCTTCGCCGGGCCACTGCGTGGTCGGCCGCAGCCGTTCTCATGCCCGCCGCGGGGGAAATCTCGCCGCGGTACCAGGAACTTCAAGACCAATTGATCGTGACATGGAAGGAGACCCGGTGA
- the glk gene encoding glucokinase (identified by match to protein family HMM PF00480): MGGTDIKAGLVDARGTVLGMRRVPTPLDPARPGEAVLDRLAELKAELASEFPEAPAKAAGIIVPGIVDSVAGVGIYSANLGWRNFPFKAEAEKRLGIPVAFDHDVRSAAAVEHSFGGSKEFNDVVVMVVGTGIAAAVFSGGKAVTAGGFAGELGHAQVPDPDAAPGATGSTILEAVGSAGAIAKRYHRASGNTVDGARGVLLRAGAGDSVAARVWDDAVDALAFTICQCVNIIGTEAVVIGGGLAEAGDELLEPLRKRVDGILDFQRRPQLIRAQLGQDAGLLGAALNARAVLGGAQ, translated from the coding sequence GTGGGCGGGACGGATATCAAGGCTGGTTTGGTGGACGCCCGGGGAACTGTCCTGGGCATGCGCCGCGTCCCTACGCCGCTGGATCCGGCCCGCCCCGGCGAAGCGGTCCTGGACAGGCTCGCTGAGCTTAAAGCAGAGTTGGCCTCGGAGTTTCCGGAAGCCCCCGCCAAGGCAGCAGGCATCATTGTCCCCGGGATCGTGGACTCCGTGGCCGGAGTGGGTATCTACTCCGCCAACCTCGGATGGCGTAACTTCCCGTTCAAAGCCGAAGCCGAAAAACGGCTCGGCATCCCCGTCGCGTTCGATCACGACGTCCGTTCCGCTGCGGCTGTGGAACACAGCTTCGGCGGTTCCAAAGAGTTCAACGATGTTGTGGTGATGGTGGTAGGTACCGGCATCGCAGCAGCCGTGTTCTCCGGCGGAAAGGCTGTTACCGCCGGCGGTTTCGCCGGCGAACTCGGCCACGCCCAGGTACCGGACCCCGACGCCGCCCCAGGCGCCACCGGCTCCACCATCCTGGAAGCAGTGGGCTCAGCCGGGGCCATTGCCAAGCGGTACCACCGGGCATCGGGAAACACGGTGGACGGTGCACGCGGAGTACTGCTCAGGGCAGGGGCAGGAGACTCAGTCGCTGCACGCGTTTGGGACGATGCCGTTGATGCCCTTGCTTTCACCATCTGCCAATGCGTGAACATCATTGGTACTGAAGCCGTGGTAATCGGCGGAGGCCTCGCTGAAGCCGGCGACGAACTGCTCGAGCCGCTCCGCAAACGGGTTGACGGGATCCTGGACTTCCAGCGTCGGCCCCAACTTATCCGTGCCCAGCTGGGACAGGACGCAGGCTTGCTCGGTGCGGCCCTGAATGCCCGGGCAGTGTTAGGAGGCGCACAATGA